The following proteins are encoded in a genomic region of Vigna radiata var. radiata cultivar VC1973A unplaced genomic scaffold, Vradiata_ver6 scaffold_7, whole genome shotgun sequence:
- the LOC106753819 gene encoding probable glycosyltransferase At5g03795 isoform X3, whose amino-acid sequence MVRSSFLYHYSQRRLAGPLSGFFFIPTTLALFTSLFILFYIYSTSNLFSHHNHHATSLFKPPFLFSTTPHFDPIFHNNASDSTKSNSFRLGYELRPQSQRGLPPPPQFSPKVSGECFFYGSGKIENNNDVFHDRDIFLEDYKEMNRSLKIYVYPHREDDPFANVLLPPESEPDGNYASESYLKKALMKSHFITIEPTEAGLFFLPFSIARLLHDRRVGVRGIQDFIRDYIQNISHKYPYWNRTGGADHFYVACHSIGRPAMNKAPDVKFNAIQVVCSSSYFFTGCIAHKDTFLPQIWPRKGNPPNLDSSKRKRLAFFAGGVNSPIRVKLLETWKNDSEIFVHHGRLKTTYADELLGSKFCLHVKGIELNTVGIGDSLYYGCVPVIIANYYDLPFADVLNWKSFSVVVTTSDIPSLKKILNDIISSNKYLMLQKNVLKGLYHEFKGLFFAW is encoded by the exons ATGGTTCGTTCTTCCTTCCTCTACCACTACTCTCAACGCCGTCTTGCAGGCCCTCTCAGCGGCTTCTTCTTCATCCCCACAACTTTAGCACTCTTCACCTCTCTTTTCATTCTCTTCTACATTTACTCCACCTCTAACCTCTTCTCCCATCACAACCACCATGCCACTTCTCTTTTCAAACCACCCTTTCTCTTTTCCACCACACCCCACTTTGACCCTATCTTCCACAACAATGCTTCTGACTCCACCAAGTCTAACTCTTTCCGATTGGGGTATGAACTAAGACCACAAAGTCAACGGGGTCTTCCCCCTCCACCGCAGTTCAGCCCAAAGG TATCTGGGGAATGCTTTTTTTATGGTTCAGGAAAAATTGAGAATAACAACGACGTGTTCCATGACAGAGATATTTTTCTGGAAGACTATAAAGAAATGAATAGGAGCTTAAAGATATATGTTTATCCTCACAGGGAAGATGATCCTTTTGCAAACGTGCTTTTGCCTCCGGAATCTGAACCTGATGGCAATTATGCGAGTGAAAGTTACCTGAAAAAGGCACTTATGAAGAGCCATTTCATTACAATTGAACCAACAGAAGCGGGTCTTTTCTTTCTGCCCTTTTCCATAGCAAGATTGTTGCATGACAGAAGAGTTGGTGTAAGAGGTATACAAGACTTCATTAGAGACTACATTCAGAACATCAGTCACAAGTATCCATATTGGAACCGTACAGGTGGTGCTGATCATTTTTATGTTGCTTGTCATTCAATCGGAAGGCCTGCCATGAACAAAGCACCTGATGTGAAATTCAATGCTATTCAAGTTGTATGCTCATCTAGTTATTTCTTTACTGGGTGTATTGCTCATAAGGATACATTCCTACCACAGATTTGGCCAAGAAAAGGAAATCCCCCAAACCTTGATTCATCAAAGAG GAAAAGGCTAGCTTTCTTTGCAGGGGGAGTTAACTCCCCAATACGTGTAAAGCTTCTTGAGACATGGAAAAATGATTCAGAAATTTTTGTGCACCATGGAAGACTTAAAACAACATATGCAGATGAGTTGCTAGGAAGCAAGTTCTGCCTTCATGTTAAGGGCATTGAATTGAACACAGTTGGTATTGGAGACTCTCTATATTATGGTTGTGTTCCAGTGATCATTGCCAACTACTATGACCTTCCCTTCGCTGATGTGTTGAACTGGAAGAGCTTTTCAGTTGTTGTCACCACCTCAGACATCCCCTCACTCAAAAAGATCCTCAACGATATCATCAGTTCTAACAAATACTTGATGTTACAAAAGAATGTTTTAAAG GGTTTATATCATGAATTTAAAGGGTTGTTCTTTGCGTGGTGA
- the LOC106753819 gene encoding probable glycosyltransferase At5g03795 isoform X4 codes for MVRSSFLYHYSQRRLAGPLSGFFFIPTTLALFTSLFILFYIYSTSNLFSHHNHHATSLFKPPFLFSTTPHFDPIFHNNASDSTKSNSFRLGYELRPQSQRGLPPPPQFSPKVSGECFFYGSGKIENNNDVFHDRDIFLEDYKEMNRSLKIYVYPHREDDPFANVLLPPESEPDGNYASESYLKKALMKSHFITIEPTEAGLFFLPFSIARLLHDRRVGVRGIQDFIRDYIQNISHKYPYWNRTGGADHFYVACHSIGRPAMNKAPDVKFNAIQVVCSSSYFFTGCIAHKDTFLPQIWPRKGNPPNLDSSKRKRLAFFAGGVNSPIRVKLLETWKNDSEIFVHHGRLKTTYADELLGSKFCLHVKGIELNTVGIGDSLYYGCVPVIIANYYDLPFADVLNWKSFSVVVTTSDIPSLKKILNDIISSNKYLMLQKNVLKEGFIS; via the exons ATGGTTCGTTCTTCCTTCCTCTACCACTACTCTCAACGCCGTCTTGCAGGCCCTCTCAGCGGCTTCTTCTTCATCCCCACAACTTTAGCACTCTTCACCTCTCTTTTCATTCTCTTCTACATTTACTCCACCTCTAACCTCTTCTCCCATCACAACCACCATGCCACTTCTCTTTTCAAACCACCCTTTCTCTTTTCCACCACACCCCACTTTGACCCTATCTTCCACAACAATGCTTCTGACTCCACCAAGTCTAACTCTTTCCGATTGGGGTATGAACTAAGACCACAAAGTCAACGGGGTCTTCCCCCTCCACCGCAGTTCAGCCCAAAGG TATCTGGGGAATGCTTTTTTTATGGTTCAGGAAAAATTGAGAATAACAACGACGTGTTCCATGACAGAGATATTTTTCTGGAAGACTATAAAGAAATGAATAGGAGCTTAAAGATATATGTTTATCCTCACAGGGAAGATGATCCTTTTGCAAACGTGCTTTTGCCTCCGGAATCTGAACCTGATGGCAATTATGCGAGTGAAAGTTACCTGAAAAAGGCACTTATGAAGAGCCATTTCATTACAATTGAACCAACAGAAGCGGGTCTTTTCTTTCTGCCCTTTTCCATAGCAAGATTGTTGCATGACAGAAGAGTTGGTGTAAGAGGTATACAAGACTTCATTAGAGACTACATTCAGAACATCAGTCACAAGTATCCATATTGGAACCGTACAGGTGGTGCTGATCATTTTTATGTTGCTTGTCATTCAATCGGAAGGCCTGCCATGAACAAAGCACCTGATGTGAAATTCAATGCTATTCAAGTTGTATGCTCATCTAGTTATTTCTTTACTGGGTGTATTGCTCATAAGGATACATTCCTACCACAGATTTGGCCAAGAAAAGGAAATCCCCCAAACCTTGATTCATCAAAGAG GAAAAGGCTAGCTTTCTTTGCAGGGGGAGTTAACTCCCCAATACGTGTAAAGCTTCTTGAGACATGGAAAAATGATTCAGAAATTTTTGTGCACCATGGAAGACTTAAAACAACATATGCAGATGAGTTGCTAGGAAGCAAGTTCTGCCTTCATGTTAAGGGCATTGAATTGAACACAGTTGGTATTGGAGACTCTCTATATTATGGTTGTGTTCCAGTGATCATTGCCAACTACTATGACCTTCCCTTCGCTGATGTGTTGAACTGGAAGAGCTTTTCAGTTGTTGTCACCACCTCAGACATCCCCTCACTCAAAAAGATCCTCAACGATATCATCAGTTCTAACAAATACTTGATGTTACAAAAGAATGTTTTAAAG GAAGGGTTTATATCATGA
- the LOC106753819 gene encoding probable glycosyltransferase At5g03795 isoform X2: protein MVRSSFLYHYSQRRLAGPLSGFFFIPTTLALFTSLFILFYIYSTSNLFSHHNHHATSLFKPPFLFSTTPHFDPIFHNNASDSTKSNSFRLGYELRPQSQRGLPPPPQFSPKGKIENNNDVFHDRDIFLEDYKEMNRSLKIYVYPHREDDPFANVLLPPESEPDGNYASESYLKKALMKSHFITIEPTEAGLFFLPFSIARLLHDRRVGVRGIQDFIRDYIQNISHKYPYWNRTGGADHFYVACHSIGRPAMNKAPDVKFNAIQVVCSSSYFFTGCIAHKDTFLPQIWPRKGNPPNLDSSKRKRLAFFAGGVNSPIRVKLLETWKNDSEIFVHHGRLKTTYADELLGSKFCLHVKGIELNTVGIGDSLYYGCVPVIIANYYDLPFADVLNWKSFSVVVTTSDIPSLKKILNDIISSNKYLMLQKNVLKVRKHFQWHSPPHDFDVFYMVMYELWLRRSSIKIS, encoded by the exons ATGGTTCGTTCTTCCTTCCTCTACCACTACTCTCAACGCCGTCTTGCAGGCCCTCTCAGCGGCTTCTTCTTCATCCCCACAACTTTAGCACTCTTCACCTCTCTTTTCATTCTCTTCTACATTTACTCCACCTCTAACCTCTTCTCCCATCACAACCACCATGCCACTTCTCTTTTCAAACCACCCTTTCTCTTTTCCACCACACCCCACTTTGACCCTATCTTCCACAACAATGCTTCTGACTCCACCAAGTCTAACTCTTTCCGATTGGGGTATGAACTAAGACCACAAAGTCAACGGGGTCTTCCCCCTCCACCGCAGTTCAGCCCAAAGG GAAAAATTGAGAATAACAACGACGTGTTCCATGACAGAGATATTTTTCTGGAAGACTATAAAGAAATGAATAGGAGCTTAAAGATATATGTTTATCCTCACAGGGAAGATGATCCTTTTGCAAACGTGCTTTTGCCTCCGGAATCTGAACCTGATGGCAATTATGCGAGTGAAAGTTACCTGAAAAAGGCACTTATGAAGAGCCATTTCATTACAATTGAACCAACAGAAGCGGGTCTTTTCTTTCTGCCCTTTTCCATAGCAAGATTGTTGCATGACAGAAGAGTTGGTGTAAGAGGTATACAAGACTTCATTAGAGACTACATTCAGAACATCAGTCACAAGTATCCATATTGGAACCGTACAGGTGGTGCTGATCATTTTTATGTTGCTTGTCATTCAATCGGAAGGCCTGCCATGAACAAAGCACCTGATGTGAAATTCAATGCTATTCAAGTTGTATGCTCATCTAGTTATTTCTTTACTGGGTGTATTGCTCATAAGGATACATTCCTACCACAGATTTGGCCAAGAAAAGGAAATCCCCCAAACCTTGATTCATCAAAGAG GAAAAGGCTAGCTTTCTTTGCAGGGGGAGTTAACTCCCCAATACGTGTAAAGCTTCTTGAGACATGGAAAAATGATTCAGAAATTTTTGTGCACCATGGAAGACTTAAAACAACATATGCAGATGAGTTGCTAGGAAGCAAGTTCTGCCTTCATGTTAAGGGCATTGAATTGAACACAGTTGGTATTGGAGACTCTCTATATTATGGTTGTGTTCCAGTGATCATTGCCAACTACTATGACCTTCCCTTCGCTGATGTGTTGAACTGGAAGAGCTTTTCAGTTGTTGTCACCACCTCAGACATCCCCTCACTCAAAAAGATCCTCAACGATATCATCAGTTCTAACAAATACTTGATGTTACAAAAGAATGTTTTAAAGGTCAGGAAACACTTCCAATGGCATTCACCCCCCCACGACTTTGATGTGTTTTACATGGTTATGTATGAATTATGGCTTAGACGAAGCTCTATAAAAATTTCCTAg
- the LOC106753819 gene encoding probable glycosyltransferase At5g03795 isoform X1 yields the protein MVRSSFLYHYSQRRLAGPLSGFFFIPTTLALFTSLFILFYIYSTSNLFSHHNHHATSLFKPPFLFSTTPHFDPIFHNNASDSTKSNSFRLGYELRPQSQRGLPPPPQFSPKVSGECFFYGSGKIENNNDVFHDRDIFLEDYKEMNRSLKIYVYPHREDDPFANVLLPPESEPDGNYASESYLKKALMKSHFITIEPTEAGLFFLPFSIARLLHDRRVGVRGIQDFIRDYIQNISHKYPYWNRTGGADHFYVACHSIGRPAMNKAPDVKFNAIQVVCSSSYFFTGCIAHKDTFLPQIWPRKGNPPNLDSSKRKRLAFFAGGVNSPIRVKLLETWKNDSEIFVHHGRLKTTYADELLGSKFCLHVKGIELNTVGIGDSLYYGCVPVIIANYYDLPFADVLNWKSFSVVVTTSDIPSLKKILNDIISSNKYLMLQKNVLKVRKHFQWHSPPHDFDVFYMVMYELWLRRSSIKIS from the exons ATGGTTCGTTCTTCCTTCCTCTACCACTACTCTCAACGCCGTCTTGCAGGCCCTCTCAGCGGCTTCTTCTTCATCCCCACAACTTTAGCACTCTTCACCTCTCTTTTCATTCTCTTCTACATTTACTCCACCTCTAACCTCTTCTCCCATCACAACCACCATGCCACTTCTCTTTTCAAACCACCCTTTCTCTTTTCCACCACACCCCACTTTGACCCTATCTTCCACAACAATGCTTCTGACTCCACCAAGTCTAACTCTTTCCGATTGGGGTATGAACTAAGACCACAAAGTCAACGGGGTCTTCCCCCTCCACCGCAGTTCAGCCCAAAGG TATCTGGGGAATGCTTTTTTTATGGTTCAGGAAAAATTGAGAATAACAACGACGTGTTCCATGACAGAGATATTTTTCTGGAAGACTATAAAGAAATGAATAGGAGCTTAAAGATATATGTTTATCCTCACAGGGAAGATGATCCTTTTGCAAACGTGCTTTTGCCTCCGGAATCTGAACCTGATGGCAATTATGCGAGTGAAAGTTACCTGAAAAAGGCACTTATGAAGAGCCATTTCATTACAATTGAACCAACAGAAGCGGGTCTTTTCTTTCTGCCCTTTTCCATAGCAAGATTGTTGCATGACAGAAGAGTTGGTGTAAGAGGTATACAAGACTTCATTAGAGACTACATTCAGAACATCAGTCACAAGTATCCATATTGGAACCGTACAGGTGGTGCTGATCATTTTTATGTTGCTTGTCATTCAATCGGAAGGCCTGCCATGAACAAAGCACCTGATGTGAAATTCAATGCTATTCAAGTTGTATGCTCATCTAGTTATTTCTTTACTGGGTGTATTGCTCATAAGGATACATTCCTACCACAGATTTGGCCAAGAAAAGGAAATCCCCCAAACCTTGATTCATCAAAGAG GAAAAGGCTAGCTTTCTTTGCAGGGGGAGTTAACTCCCCAATACGTGTAAAGCTTCTTGAGACATGGAAAAATGATTCAGAAATTTTTGTGCACCATGGAAGACTTAAAACAACATATGCAGATGAGTTGCTAGGAAGCAAGTTCTGCCTTCATGTTAAGGGCATTGAATTGAACACAGTTGGTATTGGAGACTCTCTATATTATGGTTGTGTTCCAGTGATCATTGCCAACTACTATGACCTTCCCTTCGCTGATGTGTTGAACTGGAAGAGCTTTTCAGTTGTTGTCACCACCTCAGACATCCCCTCACTCAAAAAGATCCTCAACGATATCATCAGTTCTAACAAATACTTGATGTTACAAAAGAATGTTTTAAAGGTCAGGAAACACTTCCAATGGCATTCACCCCCCCACGACTTTGATGTGTTTTACATGGTTATGTATGAATTATGGCTTAGACGAAGCTCTATAAAAATTTCCTAg